The sequence below is a genomic window from Marmota flaviventris isolate mMarFla1 chromosome 9, mMarFla1.hap1, whole genome shotgun sequence.
gtttttttttttttaattcagattgCCAAAGTATAGCCTCCAAGCCTCTCTTGTCAAATGAAGTTTCACTGGAAttgcttgggttcaaatcctggttcctACCTTACTTGAGTGATGGTTTGAAAATTCTCTCACTTTTCTCAGCCTCAacttgctcatctgtaaaatggacatgAGAGCAATATCTAGGCCATAGATTTCTgtcaagattaaatgagataacataagAGCTAAGAGACTGGCTCTCATGGAGTACTGCACAACAGCaatgagtattattattattttattgctattgttgttattattattattattattggctaTTACTATAGTATCAgagttttcatgtttattttgtgaTGCTGGCAATCAaatcaggcatgctaggcaagtgctccaccagtaagttacatccccagcctttttatttttattctattttgagacaacaCTACTCTAAATTGCCTAGGTtaccctcaaacttgtgatcctcctgcctcggcctcccaagtagctggagtTACAGAGGTGTGCAACTAATCCAGACTAGTATCCgagattttttaatttcagaaatggTCCTCAGAGAGCTAATGGGGACCTAACGCTTACCGTGTGCCAGGGGCTCTTCTAAGCACTTCACATTTACTGACTCAATTAATCCAACAATTCCTTGAGATGTTAGCTAATGGTATTACCTATTATTCCCATGTTTcacttgaggaaactgaggcatctAGGAGGTACATCACTAGCAATAATCACATActcagtaagtggcagagcctaGATTCAAATCCAAACAGTCAGGCTCCAGAATCCAGGTTCTTTTACTGTGATGCTTCACATGCAAACTATCCCATACACACAAGTGTGTGCCAATGGTCATGGTCCTTGTCCATGCTGCCACAAGTGTCTCTTCCCACATTACGAGGTGCTCTCACATGCTGACAGATCAGCACAAGTCATAGAGATGACCACACACAGTCCAGGTCACACAGGATCAGGCACACTATACCAAAGCCATATATCACAGACACAACACATTAGTCTCTCTGTCACATACCAGGTGACCAAGGAATACCAAGGTTTGGTGGACCCTGGCCCAACATCTCTCCCTTGGAATTTTCCCAGCAATACAACTCCTGAAGGCCACAGCTATGGATTGAGGAGACCCCATGTCTTTAATGAACGCAGGGGTGCTGAGGCCCGGGACAGGAAAGAACCCACCAAATCACATAGCAGCAAGGCCATGTCTGAGCTGGACCCTCATCTTCAATCTGGCTTTGCCTTGACTGTGGGGCTCCTGCCTGTTCAGGGGGTTGCTATCCCAGCCTTCTTCACTCCCCAGCCTTAGTGCCTGGGCTAGACTCCAGATCCCAGAAAAGTTTGGGGGATCTTCCCATTCCCCTTGCTGCCCCCAACTCAGCTGGGGCCCAGGAACAGAGCTAGGAGCAGGGGGGGGGGGCCTCCCACGTCCCATCTGGGGCCAGACCCCCGCTGAGCTGGTAGCTGAGGCCCTTGTCTCTGTTGCTGCTTCAGACCTCATACCACGGAGCAGAGGGCCCAGCACAACACGCCCTGCTCACAGAGGGTCCCATCCAGCCAGCCCCCAACACTCCCTGTTCTTCAACCAACACAGAAAAATGTGCAAACATGAAggcacgcatacacacacacacacacacacacacacacgttctttcctcttctcatgtcccctttctttccatctctccTTATCCATCTCTCCTACTGGAACTTCACATACTCAGTGAGAGTGAGAACTGGGTTCTAATCCTACTCACCATCTTGTCACCATGGTGAAAACTTGCAGTTGCTCAGGGCCAACACTGGCTGGCCGGGAGATGGGGATAATGAGGACCTTCCTCCTAGAGATGCACGCGGCTAAATCAGATAATTCGATTAAGCGCTTAGCGCTGTGTCTGGCATGTAGCAACCACTCAGTAAATGAAGGCTTTAATAAGGTTGAgtgaaatactttgaaaatttggCACGACTGAATACAAAGTGAGTCTCCCAACTCCTGCCACATGAGTTAAGCAAGACAGGAATTAGTAGCAATTTTCCAGTGAGAAAATTGAAGCTCTGAGTCTGAATGGTGTAGCTGGAGTGAGGCCTCAAATTCTCTGGATTTCAAAGCCACTTCATGCTGCTGGAAAATCTCTTTGTGGCTGGGAGAAGGCACTGTAAATGACCGACTGTGGGTTCCACTAAGCGGGGTGGGTGATGCTCTCTGGCCAGGGCATCACCTGTGTCCTTTAACCCTTCTGTTCTGGGTACCAGAGAAGTTCCGGGGCCCAACCAAAGCTCATGTCCTCTGTTTTCAGGTGATGATCCTCCTCTGAGGAAGCCCTTAGTGTGACTGAGGAAGGGACTGTCCCCCTCGTCCTACCTGGCCACCATGAACACCTCAGCCCCACCCGCCGTCAGCCCCAACATCACTGTTCTGGCCCCGGGGAAGGGTCCCTGGCAACTGGCCTTCATCGGGATCACCACGGGCCTCCTGTCACTGGCCACAGTGACAGGCAACCTGCTGGTACTCATCTCCTTCAAGGTCAACACGGAGCTCAAGACAGTCAATAACTACTTCCTGCTGAGCCTGGCCTGTGCCGACCTCATCATTGGCACCTTCTCCATGAACCTCTATACCACGTACCTGCTCATGGGCCACTGGGCCCTGGGCACGCTGGCCTGTGACCTCTGGCTAGCCCTGGACTATGTGGCCAGCAATGCCTCGGTCATGAATCTGCTTCTCATCAGCTTTGACCGCTACTTCTCTGTGACCCGGCCCCTGAGCTACCGCGCCAAGCGCACGCCCCGCCGGGCAGCTCTGATGATCGGCCTGGCCTGGCTGGTCTCCTTCGTCCTCTGGGCCCCGGCCATCCTCTTCTGGCAGTACCTGGTAGGGGAGCGGACAGTGCTGGCCGGCCAGTGTTACATCCAGTTCCTGTCCCAACCCATCATCACCTTCGGCACCGCCATGGCCGCCTTCTACCTCCCGGTCACAGTCATGTGCACCCTGTACTGGCGCATTTACCGGGAGACGGAGAACCGGGCTCGGGAGCTGGCGGCCCTGCAGGGCTCTGAAACACCAGGCAAAGgaggcggcagcagcagcagctcagaGAGGTCGCAGCCAGGTGCTGAGGGCTCACCAGAGACTCCCCCGGGCCGCTGCTGTCGCTGTTGCCGGACCCCCAGGCTGCTGCAGGCCTATAgctggaaggaggaagaggaagaggacgAAGGCTCCATGGAGTCCCTCACATCTTCAGAGGGTGAGGAACCAGGCTCTGAAGTGGTGATCAAGATGCCCATGGTGGACCCTGAGGCTCAGGCCCCCACCAAGCAGCCCCCAAAGAGCTCCCCGAACACGGTCAAGAGGCCCACCCGGAAAGGGCGAGATCGAGCTGGCAAGGGCCAGAAGCCCCGCGGGAAGGAGCAGCTGGCCAAGAGGAAGACCTTCTCACTGGTCAAGGAGAAGAAGGCGGCTCGGACCCTGAGTGCCATCCTGCTGGCCTTCATCCTCACCTGGACACCGTACAACATCATGGTGCTGGTGTCCACCTTCTGCAAGGACTGTGTTCCCGAGACCCTGTGGGAGCTGGGCTACTGGCTGTGCTACGTCAACAGCACCATCAACCCCATGTGCTACGCACTCTGCAACAAAGCTTTCCGGGACACCTTCCGCCTGCTGCTGCTCTGCCGCTGGGACAAGCGACGCTGGCGCAAGATCCCCAAGCGCCCTGGCTCTGTGCACCGCACCCCCTCCCGCCAGTGCTGATAGCCCCCTCTCTTGCATCCTTCCACCCCAGTCCCAAGGAGAAGCCGGCGGAAAGCAGGCAAGGGCTGTGTCCTCAGCCCCAGGGCTCTGCTCAGGCCCCAAAGGGCTTCCCAGGCCCCTGGGTCACCCTCCTGGACAGCCCAGAGGGACCCTGCCAGCTTTCCAAGCTTGGCTGTTCCCAAGCAGGGAGTGAAACCCGGGGAACTGGTTTTTCTGTTCCCTGCTGGGTGGGAATGGTCTCTTCACCAGGAAGAAGGCCTGGGAGGAGGATCCGGGCTTTGGACTCCTTGTTTGCATTAAGACAGGAAGTCAGGAGCCGGCAGGGCGAGCCTGTAATTTAACATCACAGTCTTCCTTGGCCCCGCTGTGGCCAATAGAGATGGCTCCCCCTGGGGACCACAGCTGGGAACTGACACCCACCACTGAGAGAAAAGCTGGGCTCAGAGGGAGCTGGGACTTCCTGGCTGGAGATCTCCTCCCTCTCCAGACAAGGCCCGCCAAGTTGGGCCCTAGGCACATTCTCCAGGATTGTCCAGCCTCCCAACACACATCCCCAGAGCATCCCTATGTGGGTCACCTCCAAGGCAAATGTCCAAGCATCAGCCAGTCAACGACACCAGAGGGGATCAACTTGGTTAATCACCCATCAAGTCCCAAGGCATCAGCAGGACCAGGGACCAGGTGTCCTAAGTGTCCCACTGTGTCATttttctggggtgggggtggggacaggggtgCCTTCTatccatccttccctccccctgccccagagTAACTCCAGTCCCTCCCTCCTGGCTCACAGCCACCACCTGGATGGATCTGCTCTCTTCAGATCTAGCCAGGCCTCCTGCATGCTGCCTgcctccagccctgccccacaCAGGCCTGGCCCAGCCAGCAGGTTCTCTCCTGTGAGCTCCCCAAACTGATCCATGCATGGCCTCCTAGCCACCCCTGTCTCCAGGCTCAGCCTGCCTCCAAATGTTCTTTCCTTCCATCCTCAGCAAGTGCTGAGTCTGTGAATAAAGCCACATAACCAGTGGGCACT
It includes:
- the Chrm1 gene encoding muscarinic acetylcholine receptor M1; its protein translation is MNTSAPPAVSPNITVLAPGKGPWQLAFIGITTGLLSLATVTGNLLVLISFKVNTELKTVNNYFLLSLACADLIIGTFSMNLYTTYLLMGHWALGTLACDLWLALDYVASNASVMNLLLISFDRYFSVTRPLSYRAKRTPRRAALMIGLAWLVSFVLWAPAILFWQYLVGERTVLAGQCYIQFLSQPIITFGTAMAAFYLPVTVMCTLYWRIYRETENRARELAALQGSETPGKGGGSSSSSERSQPGAEGSPETPPGRCCRCCRTPRLLQAYSWKEEEEEDEGSMESLTSSEGEEPGSEVVIKMPMVDPEAQAPTKQPPKSSPNTVKRPTRKGRDRAGKGQKPRGKEQLAKRKTFSLVKEKKAARTLSAILLAFILTWTPYNIMVLVSTFCKDCVPETLWELGYWLCYVNSTINPMCYALCNKAFRDTFRLLLLCRWDKRRWRKIPKRPGSVHRTPSRQC